The following proteins are co-located in the Telopea speciosissima isolate NSW1024214 ecotype Mountain lineage chromosome 9, Tspe_v1, whole genome shotgun sequence genome:
- the LOC122639062 gene encoding putative F-box protein At4g22180, whose amino-acid sequence MAPLEVDWSELPMELLGSVLQRLPNVDIIHFGAVCTSWHSAASDKSYSSAPQLPWLMLPYKAGHEGKETRKFHNLSENKIYQIKLPKEIRHSRCVGSSFGWLVIVDRFCHALLMNPFSGAIIHLPPTETFPGVLSVNRSKTSGGIDSHTIRRHEPDLEYSFSAARLRVALISKALVTADPLVDNNYMVVAIGLSGLAFRKAGADS is encoded by the coding sequence ATGGCGCCCTTAGAAGTAGACTGGTCTGAGCTTCCAATGGAACTCTTAGGTTCAGTCCTACAACGTCTCCCCAACGTCGATATCATCCATTTCGGTGCTGTCTGCACCTCATGGCATTCCGCTGCTTCTGATAAATCATACTCGTCAGCGCCTCAACTTCCATGGCTGATGCTCCCTTACAAAGCAGGCCATGAAGGAAAAGAAACCCGCAAGTTCCACAATCTTTCAGAAAATAAGATTTACCAGATCAAGCTCCCAAAAGAGATTCGACACAGCAGATGCGTTGGTTCCTCTTTCGGCTGGCTTGTTATCGTCGATAGATTCTGCCATGCTCTTCTCATGAACCCTTTTTCTGGTGCCATAATCCATCTCCCACCTACTGAAACATTCCCTGGTGTTTTAAGCGTTAATAGGTCTAAAACATCTGGTGGAATCGATAGTCATACGATTCGCCGACATGAGCCTGATCTTGAATATTCATTCTCTGCTGCCAGATTAAGGGTTGCACTTATTAGTAAGGCCCTTGTTACTGCAGATCCATTGGTTGATAACAATTACATGGTCGTGGCAATTGGGTTATCCGGATTGGCTTTCCGTAAAGCAGGAGCTGATTCATAG
- the LOC122639061 gene encoding F-box/kelch-repeat protein At1g64840-like, with amino-acid sequence MYFNGLLYVLRRNGGIVAWDVNDLPLNEATQVAPPFGVFLLRAPQPTAYWFSRKWYLVESSGDLLQVLLWFREMWERRNTFDSASCSVCRLDQSSRTWVEVESLPGRVLFLGHNSAISLSARDFPEFRENSVYFGEYFWEGWLEGEANVGHQNLGVFNLEERRFVRYSSCALQRIKPPLVWVVPNFR; translated from the coding sequence atgtattttaatgggcTGTTATATGTGCTTCGTCGTAATGGAGGTATTGTGGCTTGGGATGTCAATGACCTTCCTCTTAATGAGGCAACACAGGTTGCCCCTCCATTTGGGGTGTTCTTACTTAGAGCTCCCCAGCCAACTGCATATTGGTTTTCCAGGAAATGGTATTTGGTGGAATCCTCAGGGGATCTATTGCAAGTTCTTCTTTGGTTCCGAGAGATGTGGGAAAGGCGTAATACTTTTGATTCAGCTTCATGTAGTGTTTGCAGGCTTGATCAGAGTAGCAGGACTTGGGTTGAAGTCGAAAGTTTGCCTGGCCGTGTGTTGTTTTTGGGCCATAATTCTGCGATTTCCTTATCGGCTCGTGATTTTCCTGAGTTTAGAGAGAACTCTGTCTATTTTGGTGAATACTTCTGGGAGGGATGGTTGGAAGGTGAAGCTAATGTAGGTCATCAGAATCTAGGTGTTTTTAACCTTGAAGAAAGGAGATTTGTAAGATACTCCTCTTGTGCTTTGCAAAGGATCAAGCCACCACTTGTATGGGTAGTACCAAATTTTCGGTAG